The Triticum urartu cultivar G1812 chromosome 6, Tu2.1, whole genome shotgun sequence genome includes the window cccaacatatcatcgctcttgtttagcatatagtgaactttttccaaagctctttgttgtttagtggcaagggaagcaagtttgacatagctgggtccaaattcgtcactagattcatcatcactagactcggataggtagcattcagttacctcagcatcttttgccataaggcatgatgcagaagatgatgattttggttcgaatgtcatcgttttgagagattccttgaagtcctcaaaccaaggatcatgataggttcgatgaccttcatagacctcagagagacggtcccagatgagcttcgcatgatcaagatgcatgatattcctgaactgattttgtgacagactggagcggatgacatccttcgccgtgaggtttagaagagtgtacttgcgaatgtcatcagcttccgccatcttgcatagatcggtcagaccaatctcagtgacggtccacagctcgttgttcatcgccatgaggcgtttcttcatcatggccttccacttgggatattcgtgaccgtcaaagatggggcatgtcacttttgtcatacctgcggtcgacataactaaaactccaggcggttaaaccaaaatcacacagaacaaggaagtaccttgctctgataccaattgaaagtgcgttatatcgactagaggggggtgaataggcgatttttataaaattcttcactgaggaatttgccagtgaggaaattccttagcgaagaactactagtagcggaataagtactcaaaagtaaacataacagagtacaagcatagtcatcatgatgaaatgaagacagtcACAGAGTACAAGAaacgtaatcacaggataacacaggatgaagacaaacagactgaagaaattaaaccgaggaaattgagaaagtcttcagtcaaagtcttcaaacacagatatgaacaaacacacaacacagttatgaggaaatgaaagagttgaggaaatagaaccagtaagcttggtgaagacaatgatttggtagaccagttccaactgctgtctcagttgtacgtctggttggagcggctgagtatttaaactcgaggacacatagtcccggacacccagtcctgaacacacagctcaggacacccagtcctcaccatattctccttgaactgaggtcacacagacctcgtccaatcactcgtggtaagtcttcaggcgacttccaaaccttcacaaacttggtcactcggcgatccacaattcctcttggatgctctagaccatgacgcctaatcgtctggaagaagcatagtcttcaaaggtaacaagcgtcggatccattcaggatcaatctctttagtgatgctcaatcacttggggtttgtaggtgtttgggttttgggtttttcctcacttgatgattgtcgctcaaagtcctcagaggatgggttgctctcaaatgacaagtgtcagtttctctcggagcatccaaccagctagtggttgtaggggggcgcctatttatagcctagggagtagcccgacatgataagacataaatgcccttcaatgatatgaccgttaggtggatagatattttgggacagctggcgcatagcacagcaacggtcggaattttgagtagcaaaatcctcagggctatcatgttcctcactgtgtaggcaatccacactggcgaattcctaactcttcagtcaggacaaattcctcagagatcagaagaacttcatctctgtcactgaagaaattgactgaactgtatgaaaTTTCCAATGgtttcactcgaagggattggtaggtgtaggattttgagttgagcatcacatggaaatttttccttagtatttcctcgaccccctttaacagtacggtgtttcctatgactcaagaaagagagaaacaaaactatgaaaacgaaagtcttcaagcttcatattcctcgcatgaatatcaagtcttcacggacacaccaatttcttcactttcaaagtcgtCATGAAAGTCTTcggaaataccaaaatcttcagtcgaagatattcattttggggggtcgacttttcctgtaaatatcagactcctcatagacttatagatctgtgtacactcacaaacgcattagtcccttaacctataagtcttcaatacaccaaaatcactaaggggcactagatgcacttacaacatCATTCAGCTGGCCAAACCACACATGACGCCCAGGTGCTGAAGAAAGCGAGAATTTAGCTAAACTATGTGCGTCCCTATTAGAGACACGCCCTTCCAATGAAAAAATACAAGTAAAAGCTGCAACTCGAGCTTTGATCTCCCTCATAATGGCTCCCGATTTGCCCTGATTGTCCTGTGTAATATCACCAACTACCTATTTCGAATCACAGGCTACAACAAACTAATTTATTTGAAGACCCTCTGCAAGGCAAAGTGCCTCTCGACATGCAATGGTTTCCATAATCATTGGTTCATCAACTCCATCAATCACCAAGCTTGAGCTGCCCATGTAGTGTCCGTTGTTATCCCTGCAAATCGCAGCTACTGATCCTCTCCTTCCCAGTGTGACACCTGCGTCAAGATGGATTTTTACAATAGCTTGGGGGTGGCGCCCTTGGTCTGTGTGCATCCCGCTGGACATTGGCAGCAACCGGGGGTGGGGTACTATCCCTCTTTGTGTTTGTCATATCTACCTCCTCGATGTATCTCTCTAATAGGATTAGGATTAGGATTCTCCTATATGGCCGGCCAATCCTATTTGGCACGTAAGTCGCAAATAGCGAGCTGGCGTGTACCCCCTACAGCTTCTGCTCCTTTTTGGGCCGGCCCACTTTGAGCcagtttttttcctttttccttctggttttttctttcttttttatttttttttcttggTTGATTTacatttttatatttttatagtTTATTTCttgtttttatttgttgttctggATTTATTTCTATTTATTTACTTTTTCTTTATTTCACCCTTTTCTTTTTTTGGTTGGCCAACCTTCAAATTTTCAAACACTTTTTTCTTAAATTGTAAAAAAATGAAATCATGAACAATTTTCAAATTCCTACAGATTTTTTACAGATTCGCCGACAATTATTAGAATCTTGAACAATCTTTGAATTGAcaaagtttttttttgaaaaactgAACATCTTGTCAAATTCATGATATTTTTCAAGTggtgatttttttttgaaatcatgaacatgTTTGTGAAATCTTCAATACTTTTTACAAATTCGTGAATATTTttgaaaatcatgaacatttctTGAAAGTGCATACACTTTTTGAAACGcgtgaatattttttgaatttggccacaatttttgaaattcaggtatatttttttttgtttttgacgAACATTTTATGAgtacattaatacttcttgaaacaatgaacattttttgaattgtATGAACTTTTGTTTCAAAATTGGGAGCATTTCATGAAATGAAACACTTTTTTTTTAATATTGTGCATATTTTTATAGAAACtcgtgaacaatttttgaaatggTAATTTTTTTTATCTGAAATTACGTTTTTTAATCTCTAATCATTTATCATTTCCCGAACAATTTACAAATCATAAACACTTTTTGAATTCTCATACAATTCAACAACTTACAACTTTTTTCTGAAATTCCAAATTATTTTTAAAATGGTAAACTTAAAACAGAAAattgaaaaaggaaaaaaaataggTTCCCCGCTCCgcacatgggccggcccatgagGGCGCTCAGGGGAGCGGGGAGGGTGCGCCCTCCTGTGGCTTCTACTGTGCCATAAGCGCCATTTAAACGCAATTCGGTACAGggcgcacacacactccttgtacACTACGCCTCGTAGCGGGCAGCTCATTTACTTTTCTAATAGATTTTCTTGGTTAACCTGCCAAACATAAAAGTATGACCACGGAGATTCGAACTCGCGACCACCTCATTTAACGTAAGCTGGTCTAACCGAACAGACAACTAGGCCCTGTTCGGTTCTTCTCCGGTTCCCAACTTCTCCGGCTCCGCGCGTGGAGACGGCCCGAACGTGCCCGCTTCGCGAAGCCAGGTCACCCTCTAGTGGAAAATAGAGAGGCGGCCTTTGCTTGGCTTCTCCAAACGGCGGAGCGGGAGTTCAGGTTAATTACATAAGGATGCCACCGCAAAGTCAAAAAACAGTTCGCAAGTTCGTTCACCACGCCTGTGACCCGTCCATCTACAGTCTAATTGGGCTTCCGGTCCATACTATGGATCTGGAGCTGGTTTAGCATTGCCGAATGGATCGAAATTCTCGGGAGAAGCTGGAGTCACGATGGAGAAGCAAGAGTTGAGGATTTAGGGAAGCCGGAGGACTTCCAAACAGGCTCCTAATATGTTGTGATTAGATATACCTCTTTTCCACTTTTCTTCGCTTCTACATTCTTGTCCCACTGAATGAAGAAAGTCATGGGTTTacttcctttttcttctttctctgGCTTAGGAGAGGCCTATGTTTGGCAGGTTTTCTTTTTAtgtttcttttttattttctttttccttaTTATTTAAGTTCGTGATTTTTTTATCATGTTTTCATTGATGAAATTCCTGAACATTTTACACAAATTAGTAACGTTTTTTTAATTTCGTTTTTCTTTTCCAAATTTTGTGAACTTTTTCAAAAACTATTTTTTGAAATCgatgaattttttttcaaaattcatgaatttttttctaatttgtgaatttttttcaaaatcaatgatttttttttcaaatttgcaaGCTAAACTGGTGCTGTGGAAAACCCTATTCGCCGCATTCTGCGTCAAACTATCGGCGAATTGCATAGGCGACACAACCTAGCGAGGGATTTGGGCTTGCTCATTTGTAGCATACGTACAACTTTTTTAGGTCCGGATTTTGGAAGCCTTCTATAAGGTTTATGAACCGGTTGTTTATTTTACCTTTTCTTTTTCGCTTTCCTTTTTTTGTTTCCTTTGctgtttattttattttttattttttatttgatttcatttttcttttttccaTTTCAAGTTTATATCTTTTTCAGAAAAAATAGAAATTAAAAATATTAGTAATTTTCAGAATGTGTTCATTTTTTTCAAATGTTGTTCCGGTTTTCAATTTTTTCACAAATTCTaaagaagctttagtatttcaaaATTTATCCACTTCTTTTACAAAAATGATCCAAAGTTTTTAAAATTTTAAATTTCGGAAAATGTTTGCATTTTAATATTTTGCTCACAAATTCAAAACATGTTCAcggattcaaaaaatgttcatgttttcaatAATAATTCGTGTTTCCAAGATTCAAAAAATGGTTGTTGAATTTCATAAAATGCTCACGTTTTGAAAAAGTTGTCATTTTTTCAAAAATGTTCCTATTTAAAAAAATCACAAATTCAACAAAAATCAGGTTTTCATAATTTTTTTCgcaaatttaaaaaatgtttatgaGAATTTAATAAAATGTTTGCATTTTTAAAAATCGTTCATAATTTCAGgtgtttttcaaaaaaattcctgttttgcaaaaaatgtcgtagtttcaaaaaatgttcttgttTTCCATATTTTTCACTATTTTACAAAAAATGTTTGCGATTCCCAAAAAAAATTCCTTTTTATAAATATATTGACTTTTGTGAAAAAGGAAACACATTTGCTAGCAGAACTTTTGTTACCCTCACTTTTGTCTCTTTAGGTATTTAGCCGTTATTTCAAAAGACTGCACACTCTAGAACATTAGTGCTACATTGTTTATGTAAAACGTGTGGACCATTCTGTCGAGACTTCACTTTACACGATCCCAATTTATTCGAATATCAATGTCTTTTTTTCCTACAATGTTGTGAATTAACAGAAAAACATAAAAATACTCATGAATTTTAAATATGTTATTATTTATAAAAATTTCCTAGTTTTTTAAAATATAAACTTCAAAATATTATGCTATTTGAAAATATTCAGGTATATTAAAAAATCTCAAATTAAAATCCAGTATTTCAAAAAAGAATCATGAATTTAAGacaaaaatatataaaaataagaaaaaggaaaaggaaaggAAATGAAAAGACGAAAAAAATAAGACAACAACATGCGAAACCGGCGGTGAACTGAGCCTAGCTCATAAGGTTAGGTTCCTTGTGGCGGAACCAACCCACACAGGGTTAAAGTCATGGACTTTGTATTGGTCGTATTTTACTTGATTTATTTCAGACCTTTCGTCGATGTACCTTTAGTAGAAAGAGACGTTCACATCGACCACAAAGTTGTTCGATATAGGAAATTGCTGGGGAAAGGCCACTTGATCAAAATGAGCCTTGGCCAGGCTTCTGGTTGAAGCTTACGGTAGCACATATGCATCTGATTCGCGCTCAATATTGGTGTCACTTTTTTTTCATGAATACATAAAGCTTGTGTATCATTCACTgacagaagaagaagaataagtaCATAAGGTACAACACATGACACGAACGCAGATAGATGTGAAAAGTGGCGGAGCCAGGAAAAATGAGTGAGGGGGGCCATAGTGTTGTTAATCCTTGTTGGGCAGGGCCAGCCCACTAGATTACACTATTTTAACAGCAAAAAATCATATATTTACATGCATATTAGGCCTAAACCAGTGTTGTTAGGGGGGCCAGGGCCCCTGCTGGTCCCCCTGTCTCCGTCATTGGACGTGAACATAGTGTCCGAGCAGAGAGACTAGAGATGCTCAGCCAAACAGAGGGGACTAACCCGAGTCAAGAGCGGCCTTGCCAAACCAAGAGAACTCCAGCATCCTGCGAGCCAAAAAATCGAGGACACCGCGAGCGAGCCTGGCGCCACTTTGGATTCGAGATTTCGCTCAACACTGCTGCGTGGTTTGCTTTGTGGGACTGTCCAGTTTGACGCGCCGTGGAACAGTGCGTCGCACAGCGGCAACTTTTCCAGTAGTAGTAAATGCCACCTGTGTCAGATATGCATGCATCGGGTAGAGAGACGATGCAGACGACTGGTGCCACAGGCTCACAGCTGCATCATCATATCTCTGCGTCGGGACACATTCATCATCTCTAAGACTAGAAAATAAGGAGACAGCTCGTCCGTAGCCTGAACTGAAACGCGTAGTAAATTACTCCAAAATGTTGGACATGGACAAATGTTGGGGTTGTTTACTTATTATTATCCTTCGGGAAACCAGGCTACAAATGTTGGCCACACCTGCAACACAAGTTGTGTGGTACAAAAAGGTTGTCACGAGCGGTAACAAACAATTGAATACCTCATGCACAATACTCTACTACTGGGTATCCCTGAGTCACGTGAAGAAGAAAACTTGATCGAAAGCTGGCTGATTGATTGCAGGCGCACTGCACATGCCCCTTCCTGCAGCCGCAGCCGCACTGATGGCCAACCACCACCCCTTCCGCTCTGCGCTATCAATACCATCCCTCTCCCTggccctctctctcttctccacctCTACTAAAAAATCTCTAGCTTGGCACTGTTTGTTCCTGTGTGTAGACACCGCGAAGTGGACGAGCTCACGTGACACGTCCATCGCGGTACGGTACGTATGTATCGTCAAGAAATGAAACGAACCAATCAGCAGGGcggtggtactactactagtagtatcTTTGTGAGCTCATGTCGTCCTTCTCGTGGCCATGGCGACGCCGGCGAGGTCgccgccgtactcctccagcaccACCAGCAGGTTGCCGCCCGGCTTCAGCCACGAGCGCGGCACGTGGTACCTGCACGCACACcatttttattttcattttctcACCCTCGTAATAAGGGAAAAAAGGTTACCCAGTCGTGCAAACGGGGTGAGTGATTGCTGTCCGGGCTTAGTACAGTACCATCTCTGGGAGAGCTCGCCGCAGTTGGAGCGGCACTTGTCCTGGCGGTACGTCCCGGCGTAGCTGCACCGGCCGCAGCCGCCGGAGGGGGCCTTGTACGACCAGTACCGGCCGACGTGGTGGCCGTTCACCCACATCTGCCCCTTCCCCATGCTCCCCATGTCCAGCGCCACCGGGTCGCTCCCCGCCGGCGCGGTGAACAAGGCCTGCCAGACCATCAACACAGCCACAGCTGCCGTCAGAAATGGCGAGACGAAGGAAAACAACCTGATAACTCATGTTGCAAAGGTGCATTATTGTTGCTGCGAGCACTGACCTTGTGCCAGGTCAGTGGCTGCTTGTTACCAGGACCGCCCCACTCCACGGAGGGGCTTCCGGCGACGGTGTGGAGCCCCAGCGACTCGCCTTTCAGGCCAACCTGATATGTCCATTTCTgatggctcaggtctctcttccCCGAATTTAGCCCGGAGACGGTCACCGGCCCGAGGACGCCGACATTCCACCTCTCGAAATGGTTCCCGTCATTCTACATGTGCAGCAACGCCATATACCAGTGTTACAAACAGCTTCAAATCCAAGGGCATAAATAAACTCAGCTGTGGCCAGCTTACAGGAAGGCCAACTGCTGAACTCAGGATGGAGATCTTGTTGCTCCCTTGCCACATCTTCACATGCCCGTCATACGTCAGCTTCGGGTTGTTGTAACCGCCATAAACAGAACCTGCAACACAAACACAATCATCCAAGGTCATCACATTTGGTATCTTCCTGTGATGGTGCAACGTAATATAGATCTATGAAAGTGTTGGTACCGTATGATTTTCCGTTGACGAAGACTTGCATCGAGTGCCCAGCGGAGTAGATGGTGAGCTGAGGCCACTGGCCGTTCTTTGCGAGCTCATTGGCACCAATGTTGACGCTGCGACAAATGTAAAACCAGAGTTTGAGGAATGTTCAAGGGTTCAGATATGATTAGTCGAAATCGCCCATGTCGACTATCAAGGTCGGTCAGTCACTCACTATGTGGTGTACCACAGGTAGTCTGACTTGTCCCATGTCATGCTCAGCTGCTCAACCAGGCCATTCTTCGTGAAGGCGCTGCCGTCGAGTGAGTTTGTGTCCTCGCTATACGACTGCCAAGCGAACCGCACCACCGGATGCATTTTTGGCAGCAGTGTTGGCTCCTTCACCTGCACGGTTACAACAATTGCTTGTTAGATGATACGCTCCTCTTGCCTAGTTCACAGAGAGGTTTACGCTTCAGGGTTCCACTCACCGTCGCGGTGTTGAAAACCGCTGTTTTGCAGTCCGGCAGAATGCTGATGGACCAAGCAGGGAGGTCATAGTGTCTCCCATTGAACCTGACTTTCACTGCAGCATTCATGTGGTAATTTGACAGGAACGCGGCGCAAGCTCCATTCTTCGACTTGAAGACGTATGCCTGAAGGACAATAGTAGTCACCGAATATGTTTAGTAAATTTTGCATTCCGAGAATGTTGCCAGATTGTTCATGTTGCATAGGGATTTTAACCTTCTCGTAGTTCCCTAGCGACTGGACAGTCGGATCACCAGAGACCAGTACAGGCTCAGCCTGCTTGATGGCCTTGTGCAGGTCCCTCAAGTGACCCCATTTCGGCTGCCTAAGCAAACCTGAGATATACATGTGTAAATTTGTTAGGCGTTCCCACAAGCTATGCCAATCAAGATGATAAAAAAGGGAACATGGTAAAGCTCCAAAAGGCCAGCAGGAATTccttttttttcgaaaaggggggataccccagcctctgcatcagatcgatgcatacggccatcttattaaaCCAAATAAGTTCCAACAAGGTCTCAAAGTCTCCTACTGAAAAGTGAACAAAGCTCACACAGAGCCAACATGGGCTAGAAACACAGACTAGCCATATAAAAgacgccacaaccggctggctgAAAAAGAGATAggtaaactaattgcctatcctattacatgatcgccatccaaaccggtttaAAAATGGGAGAGAATTTCACTTCCCGGCCTCTGCACCAACTAGGGATGCATACGGCCATTTTAGTATGAGTACCAAGATAAACATGGTCCTCAGATATTTTTAAATGAGTATCAAGATATTTCTTGATGAGTGGTTTCACCACACACCAAACTTGATCCTCAATAAACGGGGGAAAACCCCTGTGCATCACCTGTCAATTCTAGGAATTGAACTCGGGTCGTTAGGCTGCACAACCGCATGCCCAACCACTGAGCCAAGGCTCTCTTTGCAAATACAGCAGTCACCGCATACCATATTCGTCGATCGGGGCGTCGTAATCGTAGCTGGTTGCGATGAAGGGACCGCCCGCGGTACGTCCAAAGTTGGTTCCTCCGTGGTACTGCACCGTAACATGTAAATGGTCAGAGCAAGTAGAAGCATTCACTGCAATGCCATGGCAGTCGTGACCATGATCCCCTACTCTACTCACCATGTAGTAGTTGACGAAGGAGCCACCCTTCTGTATGAACCTGGCCACCGCAAAGGCCATGTCCTCCACCGGCCGGTGAGGGACCGCCCCTCCGAACGACGTAAACCTAGGACAAAATAAATTATGAATTGTATTGATCGCTCTCAGTGTTTGAAATATGAATAATATGAATATTGCATttggattggtatgaacaagTATGATCGAGGAAACGTACCACCCGGTCCAGGCCTCGGTCCACATGGTCGGCTTGTTCTTCTTGTTTGGGGTGAAGTAATCACAGTAAAAGCCATTGCAAGTGTTAATCTGCCATGATCCAGAAAGGTGAGAATTAATTGGAAAAGTGGTCAGCATATAATTatcaacacatttattcaacacCAGCCACACCACCAACAAAGGTTACTCTACAAGTACTACTACTACTCCTTATATGTGTACCACGGGGTCTGGGGCGTCTTCTTGTTTGCACATCACCCATGGCACGCCGGTGTTGGTCGCGACAGCCATCTTGGCAGCCCAGTTCGCATACGGCTTGGCGCCGCTGCCCCCGACAGACTCCATCGGCCCAAACTCGTTCTCCACCTGCACAATTGGCCAGAGAGACTATCAATCACTAGTCCACTTCTTATCTGCACTGCAAATGGCAATGCCACTGATGGAGAGTCCCCGACTTCCAACCTGAGACATGATGATCGGACCGCCTTGCCATTCGAACAGCCTCTCGGATTTCATCATGGACACAATCTTCTCAACGAACCTCTGCATCTCTGCCTACAATGACCCAAAACATCACACAATTAGGCACAATTTCTGGTAGAACAAATTAGACACAAATTGTTCATGCTTTGAGATGAAACTAGACACGATGTTGTGAATGATGGGCGGGATCAAAAGGTTTTGGTCCGGTGAGAGTGAGACGTCACCTTGAACGGGCCATTGTCTGTCCTGAAGCTGATGCCGGGCACATACTTGAGCCAAACAGGAAAGCCACTGCAACAAACACAACAAACAAGACTTGGTTAGCATATACAGTAGGAGTAGGAGCATATATGCAACTAAAAGCTGCCAAAAAATGTAATAGGAGGATTG containing:
- the LOC125512430 gene encoding beta-galactosidase 4, whose translation is MVPPLVAGGGLLLAAFVAFSLAASSANAAVSYDHRSLLINGRRRILISGSIHYPRSTPEMWPGLIQKAKDGGLDVIQTYVFWNGHEPVKGQYYFSDRYDLVRFVKLAKQAGLYVHLRIGPYVCAEWNFGGFPVWLKYVPGISFRTDNGPFKAEMQRFVEKIVSMMKSERLFEWQGGPIIMSQVENEFGPMESVGGSGAKPYANWAAKMAVATNTGVPWVMCKQEDAPDPVINTCNGFYCDYFTPNKKNKPTMWTEAWTGWFTSFGGAVPHRPVEDMAFAVARFIQKGGSFVNYYMYHGGTNFGRTAGGPFIATSYDYDAPIDEYGLLRQPKWGHLRDLHKAIKQAEPVLVSGDPTVQSLGNYEKAYVFKSKNGACAAFLSNYHMNAAVKVRFNGRHYDLPAWSISILPDCKTAVFNTATVKEPTLLPKMHPVVRFAWQSYSEDTNSLDGSAFTKNGLVEQLSMTWDKSDYLWYTTYVNIGANELAKNGQWPQLTIYSAGHSMQVFVNGKSYGSVYGGYNNPKLTYDGHVKMWQGSNKISILSSAVGLPNDGNHFERWNVGVLGPVTVSGLNSGKRDLSHQKWTYQVGLKGESLGLHTVAGSPSVEWGGPGNKQPLTWHKALFTAPAGSDPVALDMGSMGKGQMWVNGHHVGRYWSYKAPSGGCGRCSYAGTYRQDKCRSNCGELSQRWYHVPRSWLKPGGNLLVVLEEYGGDLAGVAMATRRTT